One Aethina tumida isolate Nest 87 chromosome 5, icAetTumi1.1, whole genome shotgun sequence genomic window carries:
- the LOC109607627 gene encoding cytochrome c oxidase subunit 6A, mitochondrial-like has protein sequence MTTIINHLFRRYIQTTVYKTVNKFRVAGPSAISGSHEGGFKIWRKLTFLVAFPSIALCGANIWLGHQSQGREQVPFIKYDHLRTRTKRFPWGDGNKSLFHNPHTNALPDGYEH, from the exons ATGACTACCATAATAAACCACTTATTTCGCAGATACATTCAAACCACCGTCTACAAAACTGTGAACAAATTTAGGGTCGCTGGCCCATCCGCCATTTCCGGCAGTCACGAAG GTGGGTTTAAAATCTGGAGGAAGCTGACATTCTTGGTGGCATTCCCGTCCATCGCTTTGTGCGGTGCTAACATCTGGCTTGGTCACCAAAGTCAGGGTCGTGAACAGGTGCCTTTCATCAAGTACGATCATCTGAGAACTCGCACCAAACGATTCCCATGGGGTGACGGTAATAAGTCCCTCTTCCATAATCCTCATACCAACGCTTTGCCCGACGGTtatgaacattaa